A segment of the Arachis hypogaea cultivar Tifrunner chromosome 5, arahy.Tifrunner.gnm2.J5K5, whole genome shotgun sequence genome:
CTTTGATCATACACAAGTAATATGCTATCACATTTGTTATACATCAACAAATAATTACCGTCCTCGGACATGTTAAATTGTGAATAATCCCTGAATGAACAGCTACATGCGTCGATTTGAAGAAAAACATAACTAAATTTCATTAATATAGTCCAAGAATCTTCAACTCCAAATTCCTCAAGCTGCCACACAACAACATGAGTCCCTTCAAAATCATGAAAAACACAGAGGTGATCCTTCAATAGTACGAGCTTTGGTTCTTCACGATTGTAGTCATCAAGATCAACAGGCATTCGCAAAAGCTTGTGCGTTTCTTGCCCTACATGAAGTGAAAAGATCACGTAGTCATCATAAGTGTATTCGAGCTGCTGGATTCTCTGACGATCAATTGGTCCAGGTGGACGAATCGCTAACCAATTAAAAGTGTTGCTCACAAACTGTCCTTCTTCCCAAGAAACGAGATGATCCGGGGGAGTTGAAACGGTTCTCCAGCATGTGTCACCCGGTCTGCTGTAAATTCTCAACTTATTTTTCCATTGTCGACGATTTATTATGTTAGCTACCGCCTTGTAAGTGTTAGTTGAATCGTCGTAGCCTAATCCAAACTTAACAATATATGCACATTCTCTCTCTACATATAAAAGTGGTGACGCTGTAGATATTAACCTTGTAATTGGGTTCCAGAGTCGTACATTGAATACTTTACATTTCATGTCGTAAGAAACAATACTTGAAAGGCAAGAAAGTCCGTTGATTGCACCATTGACCCAGTAACATTCTgttaaatcttttccaaaaccAAGGGATTGTGCATTAAAGGGAATTGTCTCCTTCATTAAAGAATGAAGAGAATACGATAATACCAAAGCAGGATCCGTGTCTATTCCTACCAACAAGAAGTTGGTGTTCTCAGGAGATCTTTGAAGGTGAAGTTTCGTGAAATTTGGACAATGTATTATGGATTTTCAGGACCGGCAAACACACTTGAATCGCAACAGAGATTTCACAGAAAGTCGTAATAGGATGTCTAAGATTATTTCCTGGGAGAGAGAGTAACATCTGAATACATAAACAATGAGGTAAGAAAAATCAAATTGGAATGAACAAATTCTATTTAGGATAAAGTACTAAAATGTTATTGTGAGAGTTTATGGATAAGTATTAACCTAGGATtatatcatattatttttttccaATTATTGTTTCCTAAATTAATGGTGCGAGACAGTAAAAATagtgaaataattaaatagattaatTATTATCAAGGATATTTTTGTAcctcatattttaattttataactcGAGCAATGTTATATGaccaacaaatattatttttggccaGCACCTAATCGGTAATAATTTACACTCATATTTACAGATTTTttacacacaaaaaatatataatttacactCATATTTACGGCCACTTTTATTAATTAATGATGTTGATAACATTAAATTATTAATGTAGAAGAAGATTATTAACCATTGTTAACAAAACTATTAGTCTTAATATCTTGATGAAATCAAATAATCAAAGGATAATGGAAAAGTATGTGGAACCAAAAGGGGATAagccaaaaaataaacaaaaccacattttgcttaattaatttaattttatttaattttcaatttttgttattaattgccGTATTCAACCAAATCACTCCTTGACTTTCAAAAAACCATAAACCTATCCTAGGATCACGGAACACCTAATCAAAGCTGTTTCAAAATTCAGCTTCATTTGGTCAAAATCGAAtcatctttctttttcatttggTGGCGCCATTCATCGTTAGTCACTGACGGCGCCGATCAGAACTTCCCATCGCGGCGGCTACGGTGCCAACCTCATCAAGTCAAACCATCAAAGAAAAGGCTACGAGATCATTACCGGAACAGAGCATCTTCCATGGCCTTTTCACCCACTGAAGAAGGATCAATTACTACATTCACCAATCCAACACTAGGCGATGAACAATTTAATGTGGATGAATTAGACATTCAAGAACAAGTAGGGTACAATGTATGTTTCATAAGCTTCTCAttgtttgttttaaattttgtaacAACGTGGTATTTGAAGCACCCTTATTCAtgctaatttgaatttttttttacttcaaaaaCTATATCGGTTTGGAGAATTCTGGCACATGTATATATTGAGCTGAGCAAAAAATAATTCCTAAACACTTACCCATCATGTGTGAATCATTAGAATTACCATCATTAAAGTATGCTTGACTCCCATATTTTGTGATGCAATTTTCTTTCATGCTTTTTATACGACTCAGTACATATATAGTAAGGAATGTTCTTAACTTGACAAATGCCTTTTTCTGGTTTCTTTAATTGTAGTTCGACGAAATTACCGATGTCGTTGTGACTAGAAAGGATGAGCTGGACGATGGAGGCCAGGTTTCAATGTGCTACGTAGATGTTTCTAGTTCATGCTAATAAGATGTTTCTTAATCGATATTGGACTTTTCACTTTGTTAATTTTGTATTATTGATTAAGAACAGATCATGCCCTCTTTCTTAATTCTAAACACTTGGCAAGGTTTATATGAGATGAGAATATTCATTGATTTCACACTTCACTTACTTCGTAAGGGTAGGATACACCAACTCAGCACATGCCTTCAATTATAGTATAACTCTATTAGTTAGTGCTTTATGATTCCTCAAATATTATTAGACCATATAATGACATAGGATGAAAAAAGTAGATTAATGATTGTACACTTCCATAATGTATAAGATATTACTTCTAGATTTATTATGATAGTATGTTACTGAAATTATTCCCATGTTATTATATAAAggtgttttgtgatttgtaaaCCTATCaactcttttttgtttttgttttttaattcaaaaagctCATTTATTTGAGATATTATTATAGTATCCTAAGAATTTCTATTAAACACTTACTGTGTTAGGGCTAGCTTAATTCATATCTAATTTTGTGTATTGACGTTACAGTTGCCGGATCATAGTGGCGTA
Coding sequences within it:
- the LOC112803552 gene encoding F-box/kelch-repeat protein At3g23880-like translates to MKETIPFNAQSLGFGKDLTECYWVNGAINGLSCLSSIVSYDMKCKVFNVRLWNPITRLISTASPLLYVERECAYIVKFGLGYDDSTNTYKAVANIINRRQWKNKLRIYSRPGDTCWRTVSTPPDHLVSWEEGQFVSNTFNWLAIRPPGPIDRQRIQQLEYTYDDYVIFSLHVGQETHKLLRMPVDLDDYNREEPKLVLLKDHLCVFHDFEGTHVVVWQLEEFGVEDSWTILMKFSYVFLQIDACSCSFRDYSQFNMSEDGNYLLMYNKCDSILLVYDQRVKEVSKCINLCNNHRWVGVNDYVQSLVSPE